The following proteins come from a genomic window of Micromonospora echinofusca:
- a CDS encoding SDR family NAD(P)-dependent oxidoreductase has translation MEDLTGRRLVVVTGASSGIGLAAAVDLARRGDQVVLVGRDPARLQAAAEQVREASGERPELFRADFAVLDDVRGLAARLREAYDRIDVLANNAGAIALQPLTTVDGFELSIQANHLAPFLLSSLLRDRIGRMVVTASGAHRSGVLDPADLNAPLRRYRPMQAYGTSKQANILFTAEAARRWPEIPAYSFHPGVVRSRFGNDSRLVALGMRLLPFRSPEKGAETLVWLANQAPERLITGGYYIDRRLRRPLPRAADPQLAARLWTASAEAVGLAG, from the coding sequence GTGGAAGATCTCACTGGGCGTCGACTCGTGGTGGTGACCGGGGCCAGTTCCGGTATCGGCCTGGCGGCCGCCGTGGACCTGGCGCGCCGCGGTGACCAGGTGGTACTCGTCGGCCGGGACCCGGCCCGGCTCCAGGCCGCGGCGGAACAGGTGCGGGAGGCGTCCGGCGAACGACCGGAACTCTTCCGCGCCGACTTCGCGGTGCTCGACGACGTCCGCGGGCTGGCTGCCAGACTGCGCGAGGCGTACGACCGGATCGACGTGCTCGCCAACAACGCCGGGGCGATCGCCCTGCAGCCCCTCACCACCGTCGACGGCTTCGAGCTGTCGATCCAGGCCAACCACCTGGCCCCCTTCCTGCTCAGCAGCCTGCTGCGGGACCGGATCGGCCGGATGGTGGTCACCGCCTCCGGCGCGCACCGCAGCGGCGTGCTCGACCCGGCCGACCTGAACGCCCCGCTGCGCCGCTACCGGCCGATGCAGGCGTACGGCACCAGCAAGCAGGCGAACATCCTCTTCACGGCCGAGGCGGCCCGACGCTGGCCGGAGATCCCCGCGTACTCCTTCCACCCGGGGGTGGTGCGCAGCCGGTTCGGCAACGACAGCCGGCTGGTCGCCCTGGGCATGCGGCTCCTGCCGTTCCGCAGCCCGGAGAAGGGCGCTGAGACGCTGGTCTGGCTGGCCAACCAGGCCCCCGAGCGGCTCATCACGGGCGGCTACTACATCGACCGGCGGCTGCGCCGGCCGCTGCCCAGGGCGGCCGACCCGCAGCTGGCCGCCCGACTCTGGACGGCCAGCGCAGAGGCGGTCGGCCTCGCCGGATGA
- a CDS encoding HpcH/HpaI aldolase/citrate lyase family protein has product MAAVGRPRRSCLAVPGSSVKMLGKAQGLPADQVFLDLEDAVAPLAKPDARKNIVAALNEGDWSGKTRVVRVNDLTTPWTYRDVIDVVEGAGANLDCIMLPKVQNAAQVQWLDMTLTQLERTLGLEVGRIGIEAQIENAAGLVNIDAIAAASPRVETIIFGPADFMASINMKSLVVGALIPDYPGDPYHYILMRILMAARMHDKQAIDGPFLQIRDVDGFREVAKRSAALGFDGKWVLHPGQIDAANEVYSPAQADYDHAELILDAYEHYTSEAGGRLGAVMLGDEMIDEASRKMALVVAAKGRAAGMTRTSSFTPPAE; this is encoded by the coding sequence ATGGCCGCAGTCGGTCGCCCCCGCCGGTCCTGCCTCGCGGTACCCGGCTCCAGCGTCAAGATGCTCGGCAAGGCCCAGGGGCTCCCCGCCGACCAGGTCTTCCTCGACCTGGAGGACGCGGTCGCCCCGCTCGCCAAGCCCGACGCCCGCAAGAACATCGTCGCGGCCCTGAACGAGGGCGACTGGTCGGGCAAGACCCGCGTCGTACGGGTCAACGACCTCACCACCCCGTGGACCTACCGCGACGTCATCGACGTGGTGGAGGGCGCCGGCGCCAACCTCGACTGCATCATGCTGCCGAAGGTGCAGAACGCGGCCCAGGTGCAGTGGCTCGACATGACGCTGACCCAGCTGGAGCGGACGCTCGGCCTGGAGGTCGGCCGGATCGGCATCGAGGCGCAGATCGAGAACGCGGCCGGCCTGGTCAACATCGATGCCATCGCGGCCGCCTCGCCCCGGGTCGAGACCATCATCTTCGGCCCGGCCGACTTCATGGCCTCGATCAACATGAAGTCCCTGGTGGTCGGCGCGCTCATCCCGGACTACCCGGGCGACCCCTACCACTACATCCTCATGCGCATCCTGATGGCGGCCCGGATGCACGACAAGCAGGCCATCGACGGCCCGTTCCTCCAGATCCGCGACGTGGACGGGTTCCGCGAGGTGGCCAAGCGCTCGGCGGCGCTCGGCTTCGACGGCAAGTGGGTGCTGCACCCGGGCCAGATCGACGCCGCGAACGAGGTCTACTCGCCGGCCCAGGCCGACTACGACCACGCCGAGCTGATCCTCGACGCGTACGAGCACTACACCTCGGAGGCGGGCGGCCGGCTCGGCGCGGTGATGCTCGGCGACGAGATGATCGACGAGGCGTCCCGCAAGATGGCCCTCGTGGTGGCGGCGAAGGGCCGGGCCGCGGGCATGACCCGCACCTCGTCCTTCACCCCGCCCGCGGAGTAG